TAACCATAGAAGGAAAACAATATATACTAGAAAAACCATTAAAAGCAGATGTTGCCCTACTAAAGGCCCATAAAGCCGACAAAAGGGGAAACCTGGTCTATAGAAGAGCAGCCAGGAACTTTAACCCGGTAATGGCAACAGCAGCAGACCTGGTAATTGTTCAAGCAGAAGAACTAGTAGAAACAGGAGAAATAGACCCTGATATGGTGCATACCCCTGGAGTCTATGTAGACATTTTGGTCAATATGGAGGGGAGCCAAAATGGATAAAAATGAAAAAAGAATAATGATAGCCAAAAGAATAGCCAAAGAACTAGTAGATGGAACAGTAGTTAACCTTGGCATTGGAATGCCTACAATGTGCGCCAACTATGTACCAGAAGGCGTAGATGTAATGTTTCAATCAGAAAATGGATTTATAGGCATAGGACCGGCACCAACAGCAGCAGAAGAAATAGACAAAGACTGCGTTAACGCAGGAGCCTCGCCAGTTACAATACTCCCAGGAGGAAGCTGTTTTGACAGTGCAACCTCCTTTGGAATAATCAGGGGAGGACATATCCATACCACAGTCCTGGGAGCATTACAAGTAGACCAGGAAGGCAACCTGGCAAACTGGATGGTACCAGGAAAAATGGTACCAGGAATGGGTGGAGCAATGGACCTGGTAGTAGGGGCCAAAAGGGTCATAATTGCCATGGAACACGCAGCCAAAGACGGAAGTCCCAAAATCCTAAAAAAATGCACCCTGCCCCTTACAGCAAAAAAAGAAGTTGACCTGATAGTAACAGACATGGCCGTCATAGAAGTAACAAAAGAAGGCCTGGTACTAAAAGAAATAGCCCCAGGAACAACAGTAGAAGAAATAAAAAAAGCAACAGAAGCAGAATTAATAATACCACAAGACATTAAAACCATAACCCTTTAAACAAAATATACCAAAGAAACAAGAAAAAGGAGGCAAGACAGATGAGAAGGGCAGTAATAGTAAGTGGAGCAAGAACACCAATAGGAGCCTTTGGAGGAACCCTGGCCAACACATCAGCAGTTGAACTAGGAGCCATTGTAATCAAAGAAGCAATCAAAAGAGCCCAGATTACCCCAGAACAAGTAGACGAGGTCATAATGGGCAACATCCTGCAAGCAGGCCTTGGGCAAAACCCAGCAAGACAATCAGCCATAAAAGCCGGACTACCCTATAAAGTACCTGCCATGACAATAAACAAAGTCTGCGGCTCAGGACTAAAATCAGTTATCCTGGCAGCCCAGGCAGTTATCCTTGGCGATGCAGACATAATAGTAGCAGGAGGCATGGAAAACATGTCCATGGCACCCTATCTCCTGGACAAAGCACGCACAGGCTATAAAATGGGAGATGGAAAACTAATAGACTCCATGATAAAAGACGGCCTCTGGTGTGCCTTTGAAGACGTGCATATGGGAATTACAGCAGAAAACCTGGCTGAAAAGTGGAACATAAGCAAAGAAGAGCAAGACGACTTTGCAGCCAAAAGTCAGCAAAAAGTAGAACAGGCAAAAAAAGAAAAAAAGTTTAATGACGAAATAGTGCCAGTAATCATACCCCAGAAAAAGGGAGACCCGCTAGTATTTTCAGAAGATGAATTTCCAAGAAGCGGAGTAACAGCTGAGGGCTTAGGAAAACTTCGCCCCGCTTTTAAAAAAGATGGAACAGTATCAGCAGGGAATGCCTCGGGAATAAATGATGGAGCAGCAGCAGTGGTAGTTATGTCAGAAGAAAAGGCCAGTCAATTGGGAATAAAACCCCTGGCATATATCAAGTCCTATGCATCAACAGGAGTAGAGCCGACCATTATGGGAATAGGCCCAGTATCAGCAGTAGAAAAGGCCATAAAAAAAGCAGGAATAAAACTAGAAGACATAGATGTTATAGAAGCAAATGAAGCATTTGCAGTACAATCCTTGGCTGTATCTAAAGAGCTTGCATGGGATATGGAAAAGGTTAATAAAAATGGTGGAGCCATCAGCCTGGGACATCCCATTGGAGCCAGTGGAACCAGGATTCTAGTTACTCTACTTTATCAGATGCTAAGAGATGACAGCAAACTCGGCCTGGCAACCCTTTGCATTGGCGGAGGCCAGGGTGTTGCTGCTGTTTTGGAGAGGTAGAAAGGATGAGTATCATGGATATAAATAAAATTATGGTAGTGGGAGCAGGTCAAATGGGAGCAGGCATTGCCCAGGTGGCTGCAGCAGCTGAAATAGAGGTATATCTATATGATATAGAAGAAAGCCTTGTTCAAAAAGGGCTGAAATCCATAAACAGGTTTTTAGAAAAGTCAGTGGAAAAGGGAAAGCTTGATATAGTTAAGAAGGATGCTGTAATAAAATGTATTGTGCCATGTACTGATTTAAATGAAGCCGTCCAGGTACAATTGGTTATAGAAGCCGTTGTGGAAGACTACAATATAAAAACTGAAATTTTTAAAAACCTTGACACAATATGCCCTGAAGAAACCATACTGGCTTCAAACACCTCGTCCCTTTCCATAACAGCCCTTGCAAAAAATGTTCAACGCAGGGATAAATTCATAGGAATGCATTTTATGAACCCTGTTCCCCTTATGAATTTAGTTGAAATTATTAAAGGACTGGACACATCCCAGAAAACTTATGAAATAATTAAAAAAGCAGGAGAGAAAATGGGTAAAACCTGTGTTGAGGTTCAGGATTTCCCAGGATTTGTTTTAAATAGAGTACTTATTCCCATGATAAATGAAGCAGCGTATGCAGTTTATGAAGGGGTAGCTAGTGTTGAGGATGTGGATACGGTCATGACTTTAGGAGCAAACCATCCCATGGGGCCACTGGCCCTGGCTGACCTGATAGGCCTGGATACCTGCCTGGCAATAATGGAGGTTTTACATGGACAATATGGAGACAGCAAGTATAGACCCTGCCCTCTTTTAAGAAAATATGTAAATGCGGGCTATTTAGGCAGAAAGTCAGGCAGAGGTTTCTATAACTATCAATAAATCTATAATCTGCTCTGTTCTAATGTGGGGACATTTCCCAAAAAAACAGCCAGGAGAACCGTCCCCCTGGTTTGGAAAAGGAGGATTTTAATGTATCAAAATATAACTTATACAGTAGAAGATAATATTGGAAATTTAATTATAAATAGACCGAATTCTTTAAATAGTTTAACTAGAGATGCATTGAATGAGGTTCTTTCAGTACTTGACAGCCTTTCCAAAGATGTAAGGGTCCTTTTGGTTGCCGGAGCAGGGGAAAAAGCTTTTGCAGCAGGCGCTGACATTAAAGAAATGTCCGATTTTTCTCCTGAGGAGGCCATGGAATATGTAAAATTGGGGCACAAGGTTTTTAACGCAATTGAAGAGCTGCCAATACCTGTAATAGCTGTAATCCAGGGTTACTGCCTGGGAGGGGGCCTGGAACTGGCCATGGCCTGTGATATTAGAATTGCATCAGAAAGGGCACGTTTCGGTCAGCCAGAGGTTGGCTTGGGTATTATACCAGGCTTTGGGGGAACTCAAAGACTGCCCAGACTTGTTGGCAAGGGGATAGCATTAGAGCTAATGATTACAGGTAGTATAATTGATGCAAAAAGGGCGTATGAAATAGGCCTGGTAAACCATGTGTTTAGCCCAGACCTTTTGCTGGAAAAATCATATGAAATTGCCAATATTTTAAAAGCAAAAAGCTCCAGTGCAATTTCTTTTATAAAAGACTCTGTGAATCAAGGCTTCAATATTTCCATGAAGGAGGCCCTGTCCTATGAAACCAGGCTGTTTGGACTTTGTTTTACAAAGCAAGATTTTAGAGAAGGATTTAAGGCCTATTTTGAAAAAAGGAAGCCCAATTTTAGGTAGCTTGGGTTTGTGATTTTTATACAGATTGTATAATTATTATATTATAAAACCTTGTAGGAGTTTTGGCAGCATTGTAGAATAGTATGTATTGGGGTGAGAGCATCGTGGAGTTTCATCTGAATGAAGGTATAGAAAAACACATTTTTTTAAGCATATTAGATGCAATAGATAGTGCCATAACCGTTATAGATTGTAATGGTGTAACTATTTTTTACAATAAGGCTGCCAGTAAAATTGAGGGTTTGGACCCTGAAGAGGTCATTGGAAAGCATCTTTTATCCATATACCCCAGTCTTAATGAAAACAATAGCTCGCTTTTGACTGTTTTAAAAACCAAATGGCCGGTTGTAGAGCAGCAGCAAACTCTGGTAACACGTACTGGAAAAAAGGCAACAGTTGTCTACTCCACCTATCCTCTTTTTAAAGACGGGGTACTAATAGGTGCATTTGATATTTCCAGGGATATAACAGAGATCAAAAACCTGTCTGAAAGACTTGTTGATTTACAGGCCAAGCTCATGGACAGCAAAAAGAGCCCAATGGCTTCCTCTGCAATGGCTCCTTCCCATAATAGTAATTATGCAAGTATCTATACCCTGGATGATATTATTGGTGAAAGTCCAAGTATTGTAAAATTAAAAAAGCTTGCTCAAAGGGTTGCCTATAGCCCATCTCCCATATTAATATATGGAGAAACGGGTACTGGCAAGGAAGTTCTGGTACAGGCTATTCATAACGAGGGGACAACCAGCACTAAGCCCTTTGTTGCACAAAACTGTGCTGCGTTACCTGCTACCCTGCTAGAGAGTATTCTCATGGGTACTGTAAAGGGAAGCTTTACTGGTTCCGAGGATAGGCCAGGACTATTGGAAATAGCTCATGAGGGAACTCTCCTGCTGGATGAGATTAATTCCATGCCCCTGGACCTTCAGAGTAAAATTTTAAGAGTGCTTCAGGAAGGTTCCTTTAGAAGGATTGGTGATACAAAACTAAGATATGCCAGGCCGCGAATAGTGGCATGTACAAATGTAGATCCTGCTGAGGCTGTTAAAAATAAGCAGCTGCGCATTGACCTTTATTACAGGTTAAATGTTATTTCCTTGTACATTCCACCCTTGAGAGAAAGGAAGGAAGATATTCCCCTTCTTGTAAAGCATTTTATCAGCAGACTTAATGATAAGTTTCATATAAATATTAAGGGTGTTGACGATAGGGTTATGTCAGCTTTTCATTGCTATGACTGGCCTGGAAATGTTAGAGAATTACAGCATTGTTTGGAGCATGCAGTAAATGTCATGTCAGGCTCAACTATAAAATCGGACCATCTGCCTTTTTACTTTACAAGTCACTTTAACAAAAAAAATATTATTGAAACCAAAGCACCACAAATTTCCAATTTTCAGTCCCTGCCGGAAACATTAAATTCCATTGAAGGCACTTTAATTTTGGAGGCTTTAAAGGAAAGTAATTGGAATGTGACACAGGCTGCTCGTATGCTCAAAATTCCCAGGCAAACCCTTCAGTACAAAATGCGTAATTTAGAATTGGATAAGAATAAGGGAGGCAGCTTATGAGCCTCTTGATTATGTCCCTATTGATTGGTATTTTTTTAGGACTAAGAAAGATTCTTTCCCGAAAATTATTAAAGATTATTGGTAAGCTAACCTTTGCCAGCATACTTTTTATTATAGCTGCTTTAGGTGCAAAAATCACTTTAGATGAAGCTGTACTTAACAGTATTGGAATTCTTAGTATAAAAGCACTTATTCTCATGCTTTCAGCAGTTGCCGGCAGTGTAATTGTTGTTTGGTTAATGGAAAAAAGGCTAAACCTGTTAAAATGTGATCCAGTAAATGCTCAAGAAGACCCTTTGGTAGCTAATGATAGCTCCCCTGTTCAGGTAAGCAATTATTCCTTTGTTAAAAGGGTGCTGATCACACTACTAATTGGAGGCATTTTAGGTAAAATAGCACCCCTTGAATTGCAAACATTGGATTTGACAATTACAACATCTTTATATATTTTATGTTTTGGGGTTGGCACAGAAATAGGAAGTGATGACAATCTGTTAAAAAGCCTCAAAGGCTTAAGCTGGAAATGTATTCTTGTGCCCTTTGGAGTTTTATTAGGAAGCTCATTAGGTGGTTTTCTAGCCAGCCTGTTTATATCAGTGGATGCTAAAAGTGCCATTGCCATTGGGGCTGCATGTGGGTTTTATAGTGTTGCAGGGGGAGTTTTGGCAAGTCTGGTGGGGTCTGATGTTGGTACAATTGCCTTTTTAACCAATTTTTTTAGAGAGATTGGCTCCTTTCTAATAATTCCCCTTTTAGCCACAAGAGTTAGCCCAATTTCAGCCAGCACGCCTGGGGGGGCAACTGCCATGGATACCACCCTGCCATTAATATTTAAATCTTTAGGGACAAGGGTAGCTCTTATTGCCATGATAAGTGGTGTAGTTTTAACGATTATTGTTCCAATTTTGCTGCCAATTATCCTATCTTTTTAGATGCATATATGGTTGGCTTATTAGTGAGGGTTGGCACTTAGCTGATACTGCAAAAAGCACATAGGAGGTGACATATATAGACAATAATGCCAAATAATGAGAATTGTCAGAAAAAAGGTAATGGCCATTACAAAAATTGAAAACAGGAGGTATGTTTGTGGAACATTATGGTTGGATTTCATTGTTACCACCAGTGGTAGCTATAATTTTAGCGATTGTAACTAGAGAAGTTTTACTATCCTTGACCATAGGTATTATGGTAGGAACATTTATTATTTTTGATGGCAACCTTATGGCGAGCTTTACTGGTGCTTTTAACTTTGTTTTTGAAAGTGCCGGAGACCCTGAATGGAATATGCGTACTATTATGTATACATTGTTTTTAGGCAGCGTACTTGGCATGATGACAAAGGCCGGGGGAGCAAGGGCCTTTGCTGACTGGTCAACTAGAAGGATTAAGTCTAGGAAAGGTGCTCAGGGAATAACTTTTGGAACAGGCCTTGTACTATTCTTTGATGATTACTTTAATTCCTTAACGGTTGGTTCTGTTATGAGACCTGTTACTGATAAATTTAGAATCTCCAGGGAGAAGCTTGCTTATATTACCGACTCTACTGCAGCACCTGTAGTTATCTTAATGCCTATTTCTACCTGGGTTGCTTATATAGTAGGGATGATGGGAGATCAGTTTAACCAGCTTGGTATCGAAGGAAACCCGTTTATGGAGTTTATATACACAATTCCATATAACTTTTATGCATGGCTGACCATAATAATGGTGGCAGTAATAATTTTCACCAATCTAGAGTATGGCCCAATGGCTAAAGCCGAGAAAAGAACACTCACAAAGGGGGTCCTATATGAAGAGGGCAGCGTAGCTCCTCCAGGTGACGATCTTAGAAGGGTTGAACCGTCAGAAAATGGAAAAGTAGCAGATATGTTCGTGCCTATTTTTGTTTTGGTCCTTTCTAGTGTAGTGTTCATGCTTTATACAGGTGGATTTTTTGATGGAGGAATTAGTCTGGTACAGGCAATTCAGGATACAGATTCGGTAACAGCCCTAGTTTATGGAACCTTCCTAACCATTGTAATTTCAGCAATATGGTTTAAGGTAAGAAGTGTCATAGGTATTTTTGAAAGCGTTGAGGCAGTTATCGCAGGAATGAAGGCCATGCTTCCAGGCATATTGATTCTTGTATTGGCATGGAGTATTGGTTCTGTGACAGGTGAGCTTGGTACCGGGTTATTCCTTGCAGAGGTTGTAACTGAAGCCCTACCAGGATGGACCCTGCCAATGGTAATCTTCTTTACAGCCTGCTTCATGGCTTTTGCAACAGGTACTTCCTGGGGAACCTTTGCAATTATGATACCTATTGCTATTCCTCTGGCAGTTTTCTCTGATACATCCATAGCTCTTTGCATGGCAGCTTTATTAAGTGGTGCTGTATGGGGTGACCACAGCTCACCATTGTCTGACACCACAATTTTGTCATCCACTGGTGCAGGATGTCCAGTTGTAGATCACGTAAGAACACAAATCCCTTATTCTGCTACTGGTGCTGCTGCAGCGTTAGTTGGTTTTATTGTAGCAGGCATAACCCAAAGTGTGATTATTCCCCTAATTGTTTCAGTAGCTGTATTAATAGGTTTAATTTACATCTTCCACAAGTTTAATAAGGATGAAATTGATAAACTGGATCAGCATATAGAAAAGGTAGATGCAAAAATGTAAAACCAACCTTTTAAATAAAGACTCATACAGCCAAACAAGCTGCATGGGTCTTTTTTTATCTGCAAACTAGCGCGGCCATAGCAGAAACTGGTATAAAATTTGCATATAATTATTAGTCATAGATCTATAGATAGATTATTTTTTATTGTACGTAAATCAAATGGGAGGAAAGCAAATGAGACATTATAAAGAGATATCCTTATGGGAAAACATTTCTGATGAACAGTGGAATGACTGGAAATGGCAGGTCACCAACCGGATTACTACTGTTGATGAGCTAAAACAAATTATTCCTTTAAGTGAAGCTGAAGAAGAGGGTGTGAAAAACTGCCTCAAAACCTTTAGGATGGCAATAACACCATACTATGCTTTGCTAATAGACAGGGATAATCCCAATTGCCCCATTAGGAAGCAAGCAGTTCCCACTTATCATGAGTTAAGTGGATCTAAATATGATTTGGATGATCCCCTTGATGAAGATGTTGACTCGCCAGTATCCTGTATAACCCACAGGTATCCTGATAGAGTTTTGTTCCTGGTGACTGATCAGTGTTCCATGTACTGTCGTCACTGCACAAGAAGGAGAATGGCGGGAACCAATGACAAGGCAAGAAACAGCCAGCAGCTAGCAGCTGCAATTGATTATATTAGAAAAAATAAGGTTATTAGGGATGTAATCATTTCAGGCGGAGATGGTTTGCTGATCTCAGATAGTCTCCTGGAGGATATTTTAAAAGAATTAAGGGCCATTTCCCATGTTGAGATTATCAGGATTGGCACTAGAACGCCTGTTGTTATGCCCCAAAGAATAACAGCAGAACTTTGCAGCATGATTAGAAAATACCATCCAGTATGG
The DNA window shown above is from Desulfitibacter alkalitolerans DSM 16504 and carries:
- the ablA gene encoding lysine 2,3-aminomutase, with the protein product MRHYKEISLWENISDEQWNDWKWQVTNRITTVDELKQIIPLSEAEEEGVKNCLKTFRMAITPYYALLIDRDNPNCPIRKQAVPTYHELSGSKYDLDDPLDEDVDSPVSCITHRYPDRVLFLVTDQCSMYCRHCTRRRMAGTNDKARNSQQLAAAIDYIRKNKVIRDVIISGGDGLLISDSLLEDILKELRAISHVEIIRIGTRTPVVMPQRITAELCSMIRKYHPVWVNVHFNHPNEITPEAKRACDMLSDAGIPLGNQSVLLKSVNDCPLLMKKLLHGLLKMRVRPYYVYQCDLARGIEHFRTPVSAGIHMMEYLRGHTSGLAVPVFVVDAPRGGGKIPVMPQYLISQSPSKVIVRNFEGGLYTYTQPKHEVDPDKPCEHCGEHHNDYDMGLAKMLNGHTVAMEPVIKG
- a CDS encoding Na+/H+ antiporter NhaC family protein; its protein translation is MEHYGWISLLPPVVAIILAIVTREVLLSLTIGIMVGTFIIFDGNLMASFTGAFNFVFESAGDPEWNMRTIMYTLFLGSVLGMMTKAGGARAFADWSTRRIKSRKGAQGITFGTGLVLFFDDYFNSLTVGSVMRPVTDKFRISREKLAYITDSTAAPVVILMPISTWVAYIVGMMGDQFNQLGIEGNPFMEFIYTIPYNFYAWLTIIMVAVIIFTNLEYGPMAKAEKRTLTKGVLYEEGSVAPPGDDLRRVEPSENGKVADMFVPIFVLVLSSVVFMLYTGGFFDGGISLVQAIQDTDSVTALVYGTFLTIVISAIWFKVRSVIGIFESVEAVIAGMKAMLPGILILVLAWSIGSVTGELGTGLFLAEVVTEALPGWTLPMVIFFTACFMAFATGTSWGTFAIMIPIAIPLAVFSDTSIALCMAALLSGAVWGDHSSPLSDTTILSSTGAGCPVVDHVRTQIPYSATGAAAALVGFIVAGITQSVIIPLIVSVAVLIGLIYIFHKFNKDEIDKLDQHIEKVDAKM
- a CDS encoding enoyl-CoA hydratase/isomerase family protein, with the protein product MYQNITYTVEDNIGNLIINRPNSLNSLTRDALNEVLSVLDSLSKDVRVLLVAGAGEKAFAAGADIKEMSDFSPEEAMEYVKLGHKVFNAIEELPIPVIAVIQGYCLGGGLELAMACDIRIASERARFGQPEVGLGIIPGFGGTQRLPRLVGKGIALELMITGSIIDAKRAYEIGLVNHVFSPDLLLEKSYEIANILKAKSSSAISFIKDSVNQGFNISMKEALSYETRLFGLCFTKQDFREGFKAYFEKRKPNFR
- a CDS encoding lysine exporter LysO family protein, with product MSLLIMSLLIGIFLGLRKILSRKLLKIIGKLTFASILFIIAALGAKITLDEAVLNSIGILSIKALILMLSAVAGSVIVVWLMEKRLNLLKCDPVNAQEDPLVANDSSPVQVSNYSFVKRVLITLLIGGILGKIAPLELQTLDLTITTSLYILCFGVGTEIGSDDNLLKSLKGLSWKCILVPFGVLLGSSLGGFLASLFISVDAKSAIAIGAACGFYSVAGGVLASLVGSDVGTIAFLTNFFREIGSFLIIPLLATRVSPISASTPGGATAMDTTLPLIFKSLGTRVALIAMISGVVLTIIVPILLPIILSF
- a CDS encoding 3-oxoacid CoA-transferase subunit B, encoding MDKNEKRIMIAKRIAKELVDGTVVNLGIGMPTMCANYVPEGVDVMFQSENGFIGIGPAPTAAEEIDKDCVNAGASPVTILPGGSCFDSATSFGIIRGGHIHTTVLGALQVDQEGNLANWMVPGKMVPGMGGAMDLVVGAKRVIIAMEHAAKDGSPKILKKCTLPLTAKKEVDLIVTDMAVIEVTKEGLVLKEIAPGTTVEEIKKATEAELIIPQDIKTITL
- a CDS encoding 3-hydroxybutyryl-CoA dehydrogenase, which encodes MDINKIMVVGAGQMGAGIAQVAAAAEIEVYLYDIEESLVQKGLKSINRFLEKSVEKGKLDIVKKDAVIKCIVPCTDLNEAVQVQLVIEAVVEDYNIKTEIFKNLDTICPEETILASNTSSLSITALAKNVQRRDKFIGMHFMNPVPLMNLVEIIKGLDTSQKTYEIIKKAGEKMGKTCVEVQDFPGFVLNRVLIPMINEAAYAVYEGVASVEDVDTVMTLGANHPMGPLALADLIGLDTCLAIMEVLHGQYGDSKYRPCPLLRKYVNAGYLGRKSGRGFYNYQ
- a CDS encoding sigma-54 interaction domain-containing protein, producing MEFHLNEGIEKHIFLSILDAIDSAITVIDCNGVTIFYNKAASKIEGLDPEEVIGKHLLSIYPSLNENNSSLLTVLKTKWPVVEQQQTLVTRTGKKATVVYSTYPLFKDGVLIGAFDISRDITEIKNLSERLVDLQAKLMDSKKSPMASSAMAPSHNSNYASIYTLDDIIGESPSIVKLKKLAQRVAYSPSPILIYGETGTGKEVLVQAIHNEGTTSTKPFVAQNCAALPATLLESILMGTVKGSFTGSEDRPGLLEIAHEGTLLLDEINSMPLDLQSKILRVLQEGSFRRIGDTKLRYARPRIVACTNVDPAEAVKNKQLRIDLYYRLNVISLYIPPLRERKEDIPLLVKHFISRLNDKFHINIKGVDDRVMSAFHCYDWPGNVRELQHCLEHAVNVMSGSTIKSDHLPFYFTSHFNKKNIIETKAPQISNFQSLPETLNSIEGTLILEALKESNWNVTQAARMLKIPRQTLQYKMRNLELDKNKGGSL
- a CDS encoding acetyl-CoA C-acetyltransferase translates to MRRAVIVSGARTPIGAFGGTLANTSAVELGAIVIKEAIKRAQITPEQVDEVIMGNILQAGLGQNPARQSAIKAGLPYKVPAMTINKVCGSGLKSVILAAQAVILGDADIIVAGGMENMSMAPYLLDKARTGYKMGDGKLIDSMIKDGLWCAFEDVHMGITAENLAEKWNISKEEQDDFAAKSQQKVEQAKKEKKFNDEIVPVIIPQKKGDPLVFSEDEFPRSGVTAEGLGKLRPAFKKDGTVSAGNASGINDGAAAVVVMSEEKASQLGIKPLAYIKSYASTGVEPTIMGIGPVSAVEKAIKKAGIKLEDIDVIEANEAFAVQSLAVSKELAWDMEKVNKNGGAISLGHPIGASGTRILVTLLYQMLRDDSKLGLATLCIGGGQGVAAVLER